One genomic segment of Impatiens glandulifera chromosome 6, dImpGla2.1, whole genome shotgun sequence includes these proteins:
- the LOC124943220 gene encoding uncharacterized protein LOC124943220, producing the protein MLAIFKNGSVDPPKELNSPASVQTSSSSLKPKLPNEILNNFLYSHSNNGFSMGFAEKALIGFSPPQNPFSIHNRMFCGVDDIYCIFLGGLSNLPALLRQYGLSKGANEAVFVVEAYRTLRDRGPYPADQVLRDMEGIFGFVVYDAKAGSVFVSLSGDEGVKLYWGIGGDGCVVISDNLEVIKGSCAKSFAPFPAGCMYHSDHGLMSFEQPLKKMKAMPRIDSEGILCGSNFKVDTISSLKNNNMTRVGSRDSNCVIDNSLICFNGNDSFSFGGHVAGLGLELLNQSNYRIWKTCMESYLVGENLWDIVVDDDNITPEDVAENVEASKKRKTLNAKA; encoded by the exons ATGTTGGCCATATTCAAGAATGGATCTGTTGATCCACCGAAGGAGCTCAACAGTCCAGCTTCAGTACAAACATCCTCCTCCTCCCTCAAGCCAAAGCTCCCCAATGAGATCCTAAACAATTTCTTGTATTCTCATTCTAACAATGGCTTCTCAATGGGTTTTGCAGAGAAAGCTCTCATTGGTTTCTCACCTCCTCAAAACCCTTTCTCCATTCACAATAGGATGTTTTGTGGAGTGGATGACATATACTGTATCTTCTTGGGCGGTTTAAGCAACCTCCCGGCTCTTCTCCGGCAATATGGGCTGTCAAAGGGGGCAAATGAGGCGGTGTTCGTGGTGGAAGCGTATAGGACTCTTAGAGACAGGGGACCTTATCCGGCTGATCAAGTTCTTAGAGATATGGAGGGAATATTTGGGTTTGTTGTGTATGATGCCAAGGCTGGATCTGTTTTTGTTTCTCTg TCTGGTGATGAAGGTGTGAAGCTATACTGGGGAATAGGAGGAGATGGGTGTGTTGTGATTTCTGATAACTTGGAGGTGATTAAAGGAAGCTGTGCCAAGTCATTTGCCCCTTTCCCAGCTG gTTGCATGTATCATAGTGATCATGGGTTAATGAGCTTTGAGCAGccattgaagaagatgaaagcaaTGCCTAGAATTGACAGTGAAGGAATACTGTGTGGGTCTAATTTCAAGGTGGATACAATTTCATCTTTGAAGAACAACAACATGACCAGGGTTGGaagcaggg ATTCTAACTGTGTTATTGATAATTCTCTAATTTGCTTCAATGGAAATGATTCTTTCTCATT TGGTGGTCATGTAGCTGGACTCGGTTTGGAGTTGTTAAACCAGTCAAACTACCGGATATGGAAAACCTGTATGGAATCGTACCTGGTCGGGGAAAATTTGTGGGACATCGTCGTAGACGATGATAATATAACTCCTGAGGATGTTGCTGAAAATGTGGAAGCATCGAAGAAGCGGAAGACACTCAACGCGAAGGcataa